The Drosophila virilis strain 15010-1051.87 unplaced genomic scaffold, Dvir_AGI_RSII-ME tig00001851, whole genome shotgun sequence genome includes a window with the following:
- the LOC138911662 gene encoding uncharacterized protein, whose protein sequence is MGTGTSQAQSIRRPTKRFKMVKFLQLNLNHCRAAQDLLAQTIREKRIDVVIISEPCYIPPNIPLAEYTAIIEDIGQDAHGKSPVIIAGDFHAWATEWGSSRTTPRGTILLDILASLIVCLLNIGTRSTYSKAGRESIIDLTIASPDVARDTQWHVSDVYTHSDHFAVITDTSQLGRRGASRRLQHIGYKMDTVDLERLLPMVEGLGIRGDANSYADAIAETITNACDAIRKGGNSYRPVAWWNVDITKTPGIAPQLPANGINNCAPTDNNEVLSIAAKLKADKSPGPDGIPNGVIMGKIFERIICNRLECNAIQCTRWTGGTKHYCLVCTLDVRNAFNSANWTKILEALTARHIPGQLIRLVPNYFQDRVLNYDTEDGQRQYRGTGGVPQGSVLGPLLWNVMYDGLLRLCLPEGNTIIGIADDIAVVTVAKRSLLGAVRPSTG, encoded by the exons ATGGGCACGGGCACTAGCCAAGCCCAGAGTATAAGAAGGCCTACAAAGCGCTTTAAAATGGTTAAGTTCCTGCAACTTAACCTAAACCACTGCAGAGCAGCCCAGGATCTGCTCGCACAAACGATCCGGGAGAAGAGAATTGATGTGGTCATCATTAGCGAACC CTGCTACATACCACCAAACATACCCTTGGCAGAGTACACAGCCATTATTGAAGACATCGGACAGGACGCGCACGGAAAATCTCCAGTGATAATCGCCGGGGACTTCCACGCGTGGGCCACAGAATGGGGTAGCAGCAGAACGACACCAAGGGGAACCATCCTGCTGGACATACTTGCCTCGCTGATTGTCTGTCTGCTGAACATCGGCACAAGAAGCACTTACAGCAAAGCGGGTCGCGAGTCGATCATAGACCTGACGATTGCCAGTCCAGACGTTGCCCGAGACACCCAATGGCATGTATCGGATGTATACACCCACAGCGACCACTTTGCGGTGATAACGGACACCTCCCAACTTGGAAGAAGAGGCGCCAGTAGAAGGCTCCAACACATTGGATACAAGATGGACACTGTGGACCTGGAAAGACTCCTCCCTATGGTAGAAGGACTTGGTATAAGAGGCGATGCCAACAGCTATGCTGACGCGATAGCAGAGACTATCACCAACGCCTGTGACGCTATTCGCAAGGGTGGAAACTCATACAGACCGGTAGCCTGGTGGAACGTGGACATAACCAAA ACACCTGGAATTGCACCGCAACTACCAGCAAATGGAATAAACAACTGTGCACCCACCGACAACAATGAGGTACTGAGCATTGCTGCGAAGCTAAAGGCCGACAAATCCCCTGGACCAGACGGAATACCAAACGGCGTAATAatgggaaaaatatttgagcgGATAATTTGCAATCGCCTAGAATGCAACGCTATCCAATGCACAAGATGGACAGGTGGCACCAAACACTACTGCCTAGTCTGTACGTTAGATGTCAGGAACGCGTTCAACTCAGCCAATTGGACAAAAATACTGGAAGCGCTAACGGCCAGACACATCCCGGGCCAATTAATAAGGTTAGTGCCCAACTACTTCCAGGACAGAGTGCTAAATTACGACACGGAAGACGGCCAACGACAGTACAGGGGAACTGGAGGCGTTCCTCAGGGCTCTGTTCTCGGGCCGCTACTGTGGAACGTCATGTACGACGGATTACTGCGCCTTTGCCTACCAGAGGGCAACACAATCATTGGGATCGCCGATGACATCGCTGTTGTTACTGTGGCGAAGAGGTCACTCTTAGGAGCAGTGCGGCCATCGACAGGATAA